In Bacillota bacterium, the genomic stretch AAATTTAGTAAACGGTTCTGTAAGTTTATGTCCAGTGTCAACAAGGCTTATGTACTTTTTTGATTCTCCAAATATATCGACGTTAACATCTAATAATTTGCGCTGTGATGCTCTGCTTCTTGTAAAAATATAAAAGCTTAATTTTATTATTCCGTATAATAAAAAGAAAATAGCCCCAAATACGACAGGCGAAATTTCAAGATAAGGCACACCGTTTACAATCCGCATTTTCCTTCCGTCTCCAAAAAGGCTGTACAGACCGTAAAAACCACCGCCGAAACTGAACGTTATTGCAAGCAGTAATAATGTAAGTTTTAAAAAAGATTTAAAAGAAGTAAAACGGAAGGCTATTATAACGCATAGTACAGCTCCTAATATTTTTACTAATCCGGAAAGGAAAGACTTTGGCATAAAAAATACTATGCATGCGTAAACCGCGCCTATTAAGGAGGCTAGGATTATGCGAGCAGTCTTAACATGCTTTCCGGCAATAGCTGAAGTCAGTCTAATCAGCAAAAAATCGATCGAGAAGTTGAATAAAAAAAGTGCGTCTAAATAAACAACACGCATAATTCACTGCCTCCAATCGTTTATGATAAAAGTATATCAAAGCAAAATGTACAAAGCTGTCACATTTAGTACAGTGAAAAATAAATAAACTTGTAAACCTTGCTGTGCATTCCCGA encodes the following:
- a CDS encoding sigma-E processing peptidase SpoIIGA — encoded protein: MRVVYLDALFLFNFSIDFLLIRLTSAIAGKHVKTARIILASLIGAVYACIVFFMPKSFLSGLVKILGAVLCVIIAFRFTSFKSFLKLTLLLLAITFSFGGGFYGLYSLFGDGRKMRIVNGVPYLEISPVVFGAIFFLLYGIIKLSFYIFTRSRASQRKLLDVNVDIFGESKKYISLVDTGHKLTEPFTKFPVLVVEDESLEKQISCAETGVYIIPFRSVGNGGDILIGIRPECVQINGKKIDDIIIAPTALHLSGDGEFNALIGEDALVTL